In Methanofastidiosum sp., the following proteins share a genomic window:
- a CDS encoding DUF3795 domain-containing protein — MKAEPITSKLIAPCGMNCGICMAYLREKNHCPGCNGPDDKKPNSCVKCIIKNCETIKKTKFCFRCEKYPCTRLKNLDKRYRTKYGMSMLENLENIKKLGIREFVKNERERWTCPKCGGTINVHRWKCFDCGAERD; from the coding sequence ATGAAAGCGGAGCCAATCACTTCTAAACTCATTGCCCCATGCGGGATGAACTGCGGGATTTGCATGGCTTATCTCAGAGAGAAAAATCATTGTCCCGGGTGCAATGGGCCCGATGACAAAAAGCCAAATTCTTGTGTTAAATGTATCATTAAAAACTGTGAGACGATAAAAAAGACCAAATTCTGTTTTAGATGTGAAAAGTATCCTTGTACTAGGCTGAAAAACCTTGATAAAAGATACAGAACTAAATATGGAATGAGCATGCTCGAAAATCTAGAGAATATTAAGAAACTGGGAATAAGAGAATTTGTTAAAAATGAAAGAGAAAGATGGACATGCCCTAAATGTGGCGGGACTATAAATGTCCACAGGTGGAAATGTTTTGATTGTGGAGCTGAAAGAGACTAG
- a CDS encoding OFA family MFS transporter: MSKNKSSGEPPGGRWIIVIVGIMLHLCFGSIYAYGVLRNPLLDHFKSLGLNPTAMDMTWPFIVFLAFFALFMPLAGPYIRKMGPRKVCMAGGVLCGIGWLAASFATSPLMLIPLYGIIGGIGVGIAYGAPITTSAQWFPDKCGLAVGLTVLGFGFSSAIITYVSRFLLGSGWGIMNILQMFGIVFIVLSIVLSMMLRFPDSGWKPACMTTTTSSGPTKVDFMREQMLKTSTFKGLWICYTIGTLAGLTAIGIAGPVGKEVFANAGLSADVANSLIFTLILPFAIFNGAGRPVFGALTDKLSPKKTAIITYVLIIVACLIIYTGYNSVWAYILSFCILWGCLGGWLAIAPTATASYFGMKDNARNYGLVYTAYGAGAIIGGIVSAQAKDILGAFQPFFLIVAGLALVGIILAITMLKTPVMKSA, encoded by the coding sequence ATGAGTAAAAATAAATCTTCAGGAGAACCACCAGGTGGAAGGTGGATAATTGTAATCGTAGGTATTATGCTCCATCTATGCTTTGGATCTATTTATGCCTATGGTGTACTAAGAAATCCTTTGCTTGATCACTTCAAGTCTCTAGGATTAAATCCCACGGCTATGGACATGACCTGGCCTTTTATAGTATTCTTGGCCTTTTTTGCCCTATTTATGCCATTGGCTGGCCCTTACATTAGAAAGATGGGGCCTAGAAAAGTATGCATGGCCGGGGGAGTTCTTTGTGGAATTGGTTGGCTTGCTGCTTCCTTTGCTACATCCCCACTAATGCTTATCCCATTATATGGAATTATTGGTGGTATAGGTGTTGGAATTGCTTATGGGGCGCCAATAACAACTTCAGCCCAATGGTTCCCTGACAAGTGCGGTCTTGCAGTAGGATTAACTGTATTAGGCTTCGGATTCTCTTCAGCCATTATAACATACGTTAGTAGATTTCTATTAGGAAGCGGCTGGGGAATTATGAATATCCTTCAAATGTTCGGTATCGTGTTCATTGTACTGAGCATTGTACTATCCATGATGCTTAGATTCCCAGATAGTGGCTGGAAGCCAGCGTGTATGACTACAACTACTTCTAGCGGCCCTACTAAAGTCGACTTCATGAGAGAACAGATGTTAAAGACTTCGACCTTCAAAGGACTATGGATTTGTTACACCATTGGAACACTTGCTGGGCTTACGGCTATAGGAATTGCTGGCCCTGTAGGAAAAGAAGTATTTGCTAATGCTGGATTGAGTGCTGATGTTGCAAACAGTCTCATATTTACTTTAATCTTGCCCTTTGCCATATTTAATGGTGCAGGCAGACCTGTATTTGGAGCATTAACAGATAAACTCTCACCTAAAAAAACTGCCATAATAACCTATGTTTTAATCATAGTTGCATGCTTAATAATATACACAGGTTACAATAGTGTTTGGGCATACATTTTGAGCTTCTGTATTCTCTGGGGATGTCTTGGAGGATGGCTCGCAATAGCTCCAACTGCCACTGCAAGCTATTTTGGAATGAAGGATAATGCTAGAAATTACGGATTGGTCTACACAGCATACGGTGCCGGAGCTATCATAGGCGGTATTGTCTCTGCACAGGCAAAAGATATACTCGGAGCTTTCCAACCATTCTTCTTAATTGTTGCAGGTCTAGCTTTAGTAGGTATTATACTTGCTATAACAATGCTAAAAACACCAGTTATGAAGTCCGCTTAA
- a CDS encoding NAD(P)H-dependent oxidoreductase produces the protein MKIGIVVYSQTGNTYQVAQKLQEALLDGGHSVDIERINVADEKQRDLNKIQILSNPNLSTYDALIFGAPVHAFSLSYPMTAFMSQIPTLKDKKITCFVTKGLPLNGTGGNQAIGIMKKICESKAGDVCGSGIIVWKKDHEKQISKLTEEMCRLF, from the coding sequence ATGAAAATAGGGATTGTGGTCTATTCTCAAACTGGAAATACTTATCAAGTTGCCCAGAAACTTCAGGAAGCCCTTTTAGATGGGGGGCATTCTGTAGACATTGAAAGAATAAATGTGGCCGATGAAAAGCAGAGAGATCTAAATAAAATCCAGATTTTATCTAATCCAAATTTATCAACATATGATGCTTTAATTTTTGGAGCACCTGTGCATGCATTCTCTCTATCGTACCCAATGACCGCTTTCATGTCTCAAATTCCAACACTTAAAGATAAGAAAATAACCTGTTTTGTAACAAAGGGTTTACCATTAAATGGCACAGGGGGAAATCAGGCAATTGGGATTATGAAAAAAATCTGCGAATCCAAAGCCGGAGATGTATGCGGATCTGGGATTATTGTTTGGAAAAAAGACCACGAGAAACAAATTTCAAAGTTAACTGAAGAAATGTGCAGATTATTTTGA
- a CDS encoding YdeI/OmpD-associated family protein translates to MMGLSKTLYVTKREEWRSWLENNFDKEKEIWLVFPKKSSVKPRILYNDAVEEALCFGWIDSIVKTLDGDNSIQRFTPRNPKSSYSQTNKERLKWLFEKNMIHPSMQSIVKEILKEDFIFPRDIIETIKSDDITWKNYQKFSPAYKRIRIAYIDAARNRPEEFEKRLKNFIEKTKENKQIGFGGVEKYY, encoded by the coding sequence ATGATGGGCTTATCTAAAACATTATATGTGACTAAAAGGGAAGAATGGCGTTCTTGGCTTGAGAATAATTTTGATAAAGAAAAAGAAATATGGTTGGTATTTCCAAAAAAATCTTCAGTCAAGCCACGTATTTTATACAATGATGCTGTTGAGGAAGCGTTATGTTTTGGATGGATTGACAGCATTGTAAAAACTCTTGATGGTGACAATAGTATACAGCGCTTCACGCCAAGAAATCCAAAAAGCAGTTACTCGCAAACAAATAAAGAGAGGCTAAAATGGCTTTTTGAAAAAAACATGATCCATCCCTCAATGCAGAGCATTGTTAAGGAAATTCTCAAAGAGGATTTTATATTTCCCCGCGATATTATAGAAACAATAAAAAGCGACGATATAACATGGAAAAATTACCAAAAATTTTCACCTGCATATAAAAGAATCCGCATCGCGTATATTGATGCAGCGAGAAATCGTCCTGAAGAATTTGAAAAGAGACTTAAAAATTTCATTGAAAAGACAAAAGAGAATAAACAAATAGGATTTGGCGGAGTAGAAAAATACTACTAA
- a CDS encoding family 2 glycosyl transferase, giving the protein MKGIMTVLLILVILFSACVSEVPKVNTSKDNTFFVENGISYVAKVEDRSFYVYKNGAWKKEFLKGVNMGAGKPGTWPGELAITKEEYFRWFGYISDMNADVIRVYTTQKPDFYEALYLFNSIHEKPLYLMHGVWVNEDSIAELNDPFASNERIKKEFVKDTKDLIDIIHGNATLVDRPGFASGVYRSNVSPYVIGWILGIEWDPNFVLETNKNNANKTSYDGTYLYTNGASPFEVFLCEVGDEIIDYEVKKYGIVRPLSYTNWPPTDILKHPNEPLVKEDIVEVNVEHIKTKNTFPAGLFASYHIYPYYPDFINYQREYVTFIDSNGKINPYKAYLRDLFKKHTMPVFIAEFGIPASRGKAHDSIYTGFNQGNHDESEQGHILESLLMDIHDEGYCGALIFSWQDEWFKRTWNTMDLDMPDSRAYWSNPQTNEQEFGLLAFDPGETNSICYVDGNISEWKEDKPIYVGENVSLYVKSDEKYVYLMINPINFDFEKDFIFIPVDTINGQGNSIDKERNLHFSRPADFLIQINGKDNSRILVDAYYDSFYFIYGEQYRMIPLNLDNSLKNNGIFVGMDLCLHRELYLPQDKITVPFSKYETGKLFYGNGNPYESDFNSLTDFSFKDGNLEIRIPWQLFNVMDPSTKNVMGDFYRYSGIKPEKVEGFYFGVDLAKNGISTQNINMEYYGWKEWEIPTYHERIKPSYYILKEAFKKLN; this is encoded by the coding sequence ATGAAGGGTATAATGACAGTATTACTTATACTCGTTATCCTGTTTTCAGCATGCGTTTCTGAGGTGCCAAAAGTAAATACTTCGAAAGATAATACTTTCTTTGTTGAAAATGGAATTAGTTACGTTGCAAAAGTGGAAGACAGATCTTTCTATGTTTATAAAAATGGAGCATGGAAAAAGGAGTTCTTAAAAGGAGTTAATATGGGTGCAGGAAAACCGGGTACATGGCCAGGAGAGCTTGCAATAACAAAAGAAGAATACTTTAGATGGTTTGGATATATAAGTGATATGAATGCTGATGTTATCAGAGTTTATACTACCCAAAAGCCTGATTTTTATGAGGCTCTCTATTTGTTTAATAGTATTCACGAAAAGCCATTATATCTTATGCATGGTGTGTGGGTAAATGAAGACTCCATAGCTGAATTAAATGATCCATTTGCTTCCAATGAAAGGATAAAAAAAGAGTTTGTAAAAGACACTAAGGACCTTATTGACATTATCCATGGAAATGCCACTCTCGTTGATCGCCCAGGATTTGCAAGTGGAGTTTACAGAAGCAATGTATCTCCATATGTAATTGGGTGGATATTAGGAATAGAATGGGATCCTAATTTTGTATTAGAAACAAACAAGAATAATGCCAATAAAACATCTTATGATGGAACATATCTATATACTAATGGGGCATCGCCCTTTGAAGTTTTCTTGTGCGAAGTTGGAGACGAAATTATTGATTACGAAGTGAAAAAATATGGGATCGTAAGACCTTTAAGTTACACAAATTGGCCTCCAACAGATATACTAAAGCATCCAAACGAACCTCTAGTAAAAGAAGATATAGTAGAAGTTAATGTTGAACATATTAAAACAAAGAATACCTTCCCCGCAGGTTTGTTTGCATCTTATCACATATACCCATATTATCCAGATTTTATCAATTATCAAAGAGAGTATGTCACATTTATAGACAGTAATGGAAAGATAAATCCCTATAAAGCTTACTTAAGAGACTTATTCAAAAAGCATACCATGCCGGTATTTATAGCCGAGTTTGGAATACCTGCATCAAGAGGTAAGGCGCATGATAGCATATACACAGGATTCAATCAAGGAAATCATGATGAATCAGAACAGGGCCATATTTTGGAAAGTCTATTGATGGATATACATGATGAAGGGTATTGCGGTGCTTTAATTTTTTCATGGCAGGACGAATGGTTTAAACGAACTTGGAATACAATGGATCTTGATATGCCGGATTCGAGGGCATATTGGTCTAATCCACAGACCAATGAACAGGAATTTGGATTATTGGCGTTTGACCCGGGCGAAACAAATAGCATATGCTATGTCGATGGTAATATAAGTGAATGGAAGGAGGATAAACCCATTTATGTTGGTGAAAATGTAAGCCTATATGTAAAATCAGATGAGAAATATGTTTATCTAATGATTAATCCAATAAATTTTGATTTTGAGAAAGACTTTATTTTTATCCCTGTCGATACTATCAATGGTCAAGGAAATAGTATCGACAAAGAAAGAAATCTTCATTTTAGTAGGCCAGCCGATTTTCTTATCCAGATAAATGGGAAAGATAATTCAAGAATTCTAGTTGATGCTTATTATGATTCATTCTATTTTATATACGGTGAACAATATAGAATGATTCCTTTAAATCTCGACAATAGCTTAAAAAACAACGGCATTTTTGTAGGGATGGATTTATGTCTGCACCGAGAGTTATATCTTCCACAGGATAAAATTACTGTACCCTTTTCTAAATACGAAACTGGAAAACTCTTTTATGGAAATGGAAATCCGTATGAATCAGATTTTAATTCTTTAACAGATTTTTCTTTCAAAGATGGTAACTTAGAAATAAGGATACCCTGGCAATTATTTAATGTAATGGACCCTTCAACGAAAAATGTAATGGGGGACTTTTATAGGTATTCAGGAATAAAGCCTGAAAAAGTAGAAGGATTTTATTTTGGAGTTGATTTAGCTAAAAATGGGATAAGTACTCAAAATATAAATATGGAGTACTATGGGTGGAAAGAATGGGAAATTCCAACGTATCATGAAAGGATTAAACCTTCATATTATATCTTAAAAGAGGCATTCAAGAAATTAAATTGA
- a CDS encoding SRPBCC family protein produces the protein MEIYKEFVLKHSIEIEASPDKVWDFFYNVQENYRTWHPEDHILFKWTKGNPLEVGSTIYSEQKMGEEIAKLKGTCTEVIPKRKIVFKFDFPTSFMCPKIEWLIEPQEKNSIFTAVTHYKFGKLFLKFSKGKVDDIIEATQKHTKEERENLKKILEGK, from the coding sequence ATGGAGATCTACAAAGAATTTGTATTGAAACATTCAATTGAAATAGAGGCTTCTCCGGATAAAGTCTGGGATTTTTTTTATAATGTTCAAGAGAATTACAGAACCTGGCATCCAGAGGATCATATACTGTTCAAATGGACAAAAGGAAATCCTTTGGAAGTAGGGTCAACAATTTATTCTGAACAAAAAATGGGCGAAGAGATTGCAAAACTGAAAGGTACTTGCACTGAGGTAATCCCAAAAAGGAAGATAGTATTCAAGTTTGATTTTCCTACTTCTTTCATGTGCCCTAAAATTGAATGGCTAATTGAGCCACAAGAAAAAAATTCAATTTTTACGGCAGTTACGCATTATAAATTTGGAAAGTTATTCCTTAAATTCAGTAAGGGCAAAGTTGACGATATAATTGAAGCTACCCAAAAACATACTAAAGAAGAGAGAGAAAATCTCAAGAAGATCCTAGAAGGAAAATAA